In one Staphylococcus lutrae genomic region, the following are encoded:
- a CDS encoding YebC/PmpR family DNA-binding transcriptional regulator, whose amino-acid sequence MGRKWNNIKEKKAQKDKNTSRIYAKFGKEIYVAAKSGEPDPESNQALKLVLERAKTYSVPNHIIERAIDKAKGGGDEDFNALRYEGFGPSGSMVIVDALTNNVNRTASDVRAAFGKNGGNMGVSGSVAYMFDHTATFAFEGFDAETVLETLMENDVDVRDVTEEGDLTIVYAEPDQFGAVQQVLKTLGVAEFEVAEFEMLPQTEVQLSEADQEMFEKLIDVLEDLEDVQHVFHNVELS is encoded by the coding sequence ATGGGACGTAAATGGAATAACATTAAAGAAAAGAAGGCGCAAAAAGATAAAAATACAAGTCGTATTTATGCGAAGTTTGGTAAAGAAATCTATGTCGCAGCGAAGTCGGGAGAACCTGACCCTGAATCAAACCAAGCATTAAAACTTGTTCTTGAACGCGCCAAAACTTATTCTGTACCCAACCATATCATTGAGAGAGCCATTGACAAAGCCAAGGGTGGTGGTGATGAAGATTTCAACGCACTGCGCTATGAAGGTTTTGGTCCAAGTGGTTCTATGGTCATTGTTGATGCATTGACAAATAATGTGAATCGTACAGCTTCTGATGTGAGAGCAGCTTTCGGTAAAAACGGCGGCAACATGGGTGTTTCTGGCTCGGTCGCATACATGTTTGATCATACGGCTACATTTGCATTCGAAGGTTTTGATGCGGAGACCGTTCTTGAGACGTTGATGGAGAACGATGTCGATGTGCGTGATGTTACTGAAGAAGGTGACTTAACGATTGTTTATGCAGAACCCGATCAATTTGGCGCAGTACAACAAGTGTTAAAAACATTGGGCGTCGCTGAATTTGAAGTGGCTGAATTCGAAATGCTGCCACAAACAGAAGTGCAATTATCTGAAGCGGATCAAGAAATGTTCGAAAAATTAATCGATGTTCTTGAAGATTTGGAAGATGTTCAACACGTTTTTCACAATGTAGAGCTTTCTTAA
- a CDS encoding DUF402 domain-containing protein, with amino-acid sequence MKVKYIDKRHWRRLLDHDYIEVKVNNNKFKGIIGLISIKKVRDPLEVTVVNQRMVVADDGYQWLQILPEKKRYSMTVMFNDKGQPLQYYFDINLKNITQKGKARTLDLCLDVLALPNGQYELVDEEDLARALKSKQITRKQYHEAYVIAHQLMIQIDEDFESIEKKAMYCYHKINRKYQKKDEYKQT; translated from the coding sequence GTGAAAGTGAAATATATTGACAAACGTCACTGGCGTCGCCTCTTAGACCATGATTATATCGAAGTTAAAGTAAATAATAATAAATTTAAAGGCATTATAGGTTTAATTTCAATTAAAAAGGTGAGAGATCCTTTAGAGGTGACTGTAGTTAATCAACGAATGGTAGTGGCTGACGATGGATATCAGTGGCTACAGATTCTGCCAGAAAAAAAACGTTACAGTATGACTGTCATGTTCAATGATAAAGGACAACCGCTTCAATATTATTTTGATATTAATTTAAAAAACATTACGCAAAAAGGGAAAGCACGAACGTTGGATTTATGTTTAGATGTGCTTGCTTTACCGAATGGACAATATGAACTCGTTGATGAGGAAGACTTGGCGCGTGCATTGAAATCTAAACAAATTACGCGTAAACAATATCATGAGGCGTATGTCATTGCACATCAATTGATGATTCAAATTGATGAAGATTTTGAAAGTATCGAAAAAAAAGCGATGTATTGTTATCATAAAATCAATCGCAAGTATCAAAAGAAAGACGAGTATAAACAGACATAG
- a CDS encoding cupin domain-containing protein, with amino-acid sequence MKAEDWVHHLGLVPHPEGGYYRQTALSPDQTAQRPNYSSIYFLLEDQNISHFHRIDADEIWYYHVGATLTIHMIFPDRTYRTVRLGPNVDEGDVLQYVVSKGTIFASSIECENAFAVVGCMVQPAFQFEHFELFSQETLLAWYPEHEAIIRKYAKKSV; translated from the coding sequence ATGAAAGCAGAAGATTGGGTGCACCATCTAGGGTTAGTCCCTCATCCAGAAGGGGGCTACTATCGTCAAACGGCTTTAAGCCCGGATCAAACAGCGCAACGTCCGAACTATTCGAGTATTTATTTTCTGTTAGAAGATCAAAATATTTCGCATTTTCATCGCATTGATGCGGATGAGATTTGGTATTATCATGTCGGTGCAACATTAACGATTCATATGATTTTTCCGGATCGTACATATCGTACTGTTCGATTAGGACCCAATGTTGATGAAGGGGATGTATTGCAATATGTGGTGTCTAAAGGGACAATTTTTGCCTCGTCAATCGAGTGTGAAAATGCATTTGCAGTAGTGGGATGTATGGTTCAACCCGCGTTTCAGTTTGAGCATTTTGAACTATTTAGTCAAGAGACACTGCTTGCATGGTATCCTGAGCATGAAGCCATCATTCGAAAATATGCAAAGAAATCGGTTTAA